CCTTTCTTGGCATGGTGCGCCAGGCCGGGTTCGGCAATGCCAAGTACCGCAACCTGACGATGGGCGTCGCCTGCCTGCATTCCGGCTGGAAGATCTGAGATGCGCGGACCGCACAACATCTGGCGCCTGATCCGCACAGGCGCCACCCTCGAGCGCACGGGCGCGATGGGTGTGGTGCTGGATGCGTTCGACGCTCCGAAACCGCTGCGGATCGCCGCGCGCGTGCTGGCCTGGCCGTTTCGCTGGCTGGGCGAAAGGGGCGATCCGGACATGCCGCCTCCGACACGGGCGCTGACTGCGCTCGGCCCGGCCTACATCAAGTTCGGACAGGTTCTCAGCACGCGACCGGACGTCGTCGGCGAAGACATGGCAACGCAGTTGCGAGTGCTGCAGGACAAGCTGCCGCCATTTTCGGTGGCCGAGGCCAAGGCCGCCATCGAAGCCGAGATCGGCCGCCCCACGGACACGCTGTTTTCGGAATTCAGTGAACCGGTGGCTGCAGCGTCGATCGCCCAGGTCCACAAGGCACGGTTGGCGCACAATGGTGAAACGGTCGCGGTCAAGGTGCTGCGCCCGGGGATCGAAAAGGCGTTTCGCAAGGATGTCGACGCCTTCTATTTCGCCGCCGGCCTGATCGAGCTGCTGTCGCCGGCCTCGCGCCGTCTGCGGCCGCGCGACGTGATCGCGCATTTCGAAGGCGTCGTGAATGGCGAACTGGACCTGCGGCTGGAATCGGCCTCGGCGAGCGAGTTTGCTGCCAACACCACCGGAGATGCCGGGTTTCAGTTGCCCGAGGTCAAGTGGGGGTTTTCCGGCCGCCGCGTGATGACCATGAGCTGGGCCGAAGGTGTTCCGCTGGGCGACAACGCCGCAATCGACGCCGCGGGGCACGATCGTGTGGCGTTGTCGGAACGGGTTCTGCAGCTGTTTCTGAACCACGCACTGCGCGACGGCTTCTTCCATGCCGACATGCATCAGGGCAATCTGAAGGTCGCGGCGAATGGCGACATCATCGCCTATGATTTCGGGATCATGGGGCAGATCGACGAATACACGCGCCGGGTCTACGCCGAAATCCTCTACGGCTTCATCCGCCGCGATTACCGGCGCGTGGCCGAAGTGCATTTCGAGGCCGGATACGTGCCCGCGGACCGCGATGTCGACGCGTTCGCCAGGGCCTTGCGTGCGGTCGGTGAGCCGATCTTCGGGATGGATGCGACGCGGATCTCGATGGGAAAGCTGCTGGCCTATCTCTTCGAAGTCACCGAGCGGTTCGGCATGGAAACCCGCACCGAGCTTATTCTGTTGCAGCGCACAATGGTGGTTGTCGAAGGGGTGGCGCGGTCGCTGAATCCGCGCATGAACATCTGGAGTACCGCCAAACCGATCGTCGAGAACTATATCCGAACCTATATCGGCCCACGCGCCGCGGCGCGCGACCTGGGCAAGACGGTGCAGGTTCTGGCCCGTTTCGGTCCGCGCCTTCCGGCGCTGGTGGAATCGGCCTTGATCCGGCAGTCTCAGGGCGAGCCGCCGGCCTCGCCCCCGCGATGGCGGACCCGGGCAACCTGGGCGGGCCTCGGTGCTTTGGGTGGCGGCGTGTTCACCCTGCTCGCACAGGCTTTTGGCTGAGATGCGATGACGGACAACAGCACGCGCCCCCGAACTGCGCTGGTGACCGGCTCTGCCGGTTTCATCGGGTTCCACCTGTGCCGGCGGCTGTTGGCCGAACACTGGACGGTGATCGGCGTCGACGGATTGACCGAGTACTACGATGTGACGCTCAAAAAGCGGCGCCATGCCATACTCGACAGCCAGGCGGCATTCGAACCGATCGTGGCGCGGATCGAGACCGAGGGACTGCTGAGCGAACTGGTGCAGGCGCACGAACCTTCGGTGATCGTGCATCTCGCCGCGCAGGCCGGTGTGCGGTATTCGCTTGAAGCGCCGCGCAGCTATGTCCAGAGCAACCTGTGCGGAACGACGGAGGTTCTCGAGGCAGCCCGCCTGTGTCCGCCACAACACTTGCTGATGGCGTCGACATCGTCAGTCTACGGTGCGAATTCCGAAATGCCCTATCGCGAGACGGCGCAATCCGATCATCCGCTGTCTTTCTATGCCGCGACAAAGAAGGCCAACGAGGCGATGGCGCACGCCTATGCGCATCTTTACGGCGTACCGATCACCATGTTTCGCTTTTTCACGGTGTACGGACCGTGGGGGCGGCCGGACATGGCTTTGTTCAAGTTCGTCAAGGCGATACTCGAGAACCGGCCGATCGACATCTACAACCACGGGCGGATGCGTCGCGATTTCACCTATGTCGACGACCTGGTCGAAGGGTTGGTCAGACTGGTCGAACGGCCGCCGGTCATGGGAACGTCGATCGCGGGCGACAGTCTGTCACCGGTTGCGCCGTGGCGGATCCTGAATATCGGGCATGGTGCTCCCGAGGTGCTGGAAGACTTCGTCGACGCGGTCGAAGCAGCGCTCGGCATGAAGGCGCAGCGGAACTACATGGACATGCAGCCCGGCGACGTCCCGGCCACTTGGGCGGACACCAGCCTGCTGACCGAACTCGTCGGTCCGTTGCCGAAAACGTCACTGAACGACGGCGTGCGGCGCTTCGTGGATTGGTACAAGACCTATCATTCGCACGGACCGAAATGAAAACGGCGGCACAATGGCCGCCGCTTCCGAATTCCTTGGGTCGACCGATCAGTCGGTGCCGCTCGAAGAACCGGCAACGATAACCGCGATGAAGGCCGCGCCGCCAACGATGGCGAGGGCCGGGACCGCCGAAAGCTGC
This sequence is a window from Thalassococcus arenae. Protein-coding genes within it:
- the ubiB gene encoding 2-polyprenylphenol 6-hydroxylase — translated: MRGPHNIWRLIRTGATLERTGAMGVVLDAFDAPKPLRIAARVLAWPFRWLGERGDPDMPPPTRALTALGPAYIKFGQVLSTRPDVVGEDMATQLRVLQDKLPPFSVAEAKAAIEAEIGRPTDTLFSEFSEPVAAASIAQVHKARLAHNGETVAVKVLRPGIEKAFRKDVDAFYFAAGLIELLSPASRRLRPRDVIAHFEGVVNGELDLRLESASASEFAANTTGDAGFQLPEVKWGFSGRRVMTMSWAEGVPLGDNAAIDAAGHDRVALSERVLQLFLNHALRDGFFHADMHQGNLKVAANGDIIAYDFGIMGQIDEYTRRVYAEILYGFIRRDYRRVAEVHFEAGYVPADRDVDAFARALRAVGEPIFGMDATRISMGKLLAYLFEVTERFGMETRTELILLQRTMVVVEGVARSLNPRMNIWSTAKPIVENYIRTYIGPRAAARDLGKTVQVLARFGPRLPALVESALIRQSQGEPPASPPRWRTRATWAGLGALGGGVFTLLAQAFG
- a CDS encoding NAD-dependent epimerase/dehydratase family protein — its product is MTDNSTRPRTALVTGSAGFIGFHLCRRLLAEHWTVIGVDGLTEYYDVTLKKRRHAILDSQAAFEPIVARIETEGLLSELVQAHEPSVIVHLAAQAGVRYSLEAPRSYVQSNLCGTTEVLEAARLCPPQHLLMASTSSVYGANSEMPYRETAQSDHPLSFYAATKKANEAMAHAYAHLYGVPITMFRFFTVYGPWGRPDMALFKFVKAILENRPIDIYNHGRMRRDFTYVDDLVEGLVRLVERPPVMGTSIAGDSLSPVAPWRILNIGHGAPEVLEDFVDAVEAALGMKAQRNYMDMQPGDVPATWADTSLLTELVGPLPKTSLNDGVRRFVDWYKTYHSHGPK